The stretch of DNA GCACCGTCTTGGAACCGCTCGGCGTCGCGCTCATCATCGCGCCGTGGAACTATCCCCTGATGCTCGCCCTCTCACCGCTGATCGGCGCTCTCGCCGCCGGTGACGCGGTGATCGTGAAGCCGAGCGAGCTGGCTCCCGACACCTCCCGGGCGATCGCCGACCTGCTCCCCCGCTACCTCGATCCCGAGGCGGTCGCCGTGGTCGAGGGCGGGGTCGACGAGACGACGGCGCTGCTCGCCCAGCGTTTCGACACGATCTTCTACACCGGGTCGGGCCGGGTCGGCCGGATCGTGATGGAGGCGGCCGCGAAGCACCTCACGCCGGTCACCTTGGAGCTCGGCGGCAAGTCTCCCGCCTATGTGGACGACGCGGTCGATCTGCGCGTCGTCGCGCGGCGGCTGGTGTGGGGCAAGTTCATCGCGGCCGGGCAGACCTGCGTCGCCCCGGACTACATCATGGCTTCGCCCGCGACGGCGCGGAGGCTCGCCCCGCTGCTGGCCGACGCCGTCGCCGAGCAGTACGGCACCGCGATCGGCGACAACTCCGACTACGCCCGCATCGTCGACGAGCGGCAGTTCGACCGCCTCGTCTCGTTGCTCGACGACGGGACCGTCGCGTCGGGTGGCCGACACGATCGAACACGCCTGTTCATCGAACCGACCGTGCTCACCGGGGTGGCGCCCGACTCGGCGGTGATGCACCAGGAGATCTTCGGACCGATCCTGCCCGTCGTCGAGGTCACCGACGCCGACGATGCGATCGCCCGGATCACCGCGGGCGACAAGCCGCTCGCCCTGTACGTCTTCAGCGACGACGCCGAGACGCGGCGCCGGTTCGTAACCCGGACGAGCTCCGGCGCGATCGTCTTCGACGCCGCGGTCATCCACCTGAGCGTGCCGGGGCTGCCGTTCGGCGGGGTCGGCGCGAGCGGGATGGGCGGCTACCACGGCCGCCGCTCCGTCGAGGTGTTCAGCCATGAGAAGGCGCTGCTGTCGAAGCCGTTGACGCCCGACACCCTCGCACTGCTGCGGCCTCCGTACACCGCCAAACGGATCGCCATCGTGCGGGCGCTCCTCGGCCGCTGACCCGCCCGCAGTACCGCAGTTCAACCCCACCGCAGTTCAGCCGCACCGCAGTTCAGCCCCACCGCAGTTCAGCCCCACCGCCGTACAGCAGTTCAGCCGTACAGCAGCGCGCGGACTTCGCTTTCGGCTGACGCGGTCCGCGCCGGGTCGATGGTCTCGCCGGAGTGGTACCGGTCGACGATGCGCGGGTCGACGTAGCTCGCCCGCGCGATGGTCGGGGTGTTGCTCAGCACCACGGAGGCGTCCCGCATCGCCTGCGCGACCGCTCGCTGCCGCGCCGTCTTCGTGTCCTCGGGGCCGTGCTTGGCGAGACTGACCGCCGCGGTGACGGTGCCGTGGAGGGTGCGGAAGTCCTTCGCGGTGAATTCGCCGCCGGTGCGTTCGCGCACGTACTCGTTGACCTCGGCCGCCGCGACCGGATGCCAGGCGCGGCCGTCCTTGTAGGCGAGCAGACGCGCGTTCGGTCCGCGGCGCTTCAACGCTCGGACGAGCACGGCGAGGTCGGCGTCGCGGATGTCGGATTCCCAAGCCTTGTGGCTCTTGGCGGGGAACTTCAGCTCCACCGTGTCCTTCCGCACGCTGGCATGGGAGCACAGCAGGGTCGTCAGCCCGTGGCTGCCGTTCGATTCGGCGTAGCGTTCGGAGCCGACCCGCAGCGACCCGGTGTCGAGCATCCGGAACGCCGCCGCGAGCACCCGCTCGCGGGTGTACCCGTCGGAGCGCAGGTCCATCGTCACCCGGCGCCTCGCCGACGGCAGCGACTCGGCGAGCTCCATCGCCCGGTCGTACTTGACCCGGTCCTTCTTCTCGCGCCAGGTGGGGTGGTAGATGTACTGCTTTCGTCCCGCGGCGTCGTAGCCGATCGCCTGGATGTGGCCGTTCTCGAACGGGCAGATCCACACCTGCTCCCACGCGGGCGGGATGCCGAGCGCCTCGAACCGGGAGCGCAGCTCGTCGTCGGCGAGCAGGCCGTCCTTGGTCGAGCGGTAGGAGAAGCCGGTGCCCGCTCGGACGCGCAGGTATCCGTGACCGGTCGCGTTGGTGCGGCGGAGGCGCATGAGCGGCATTCTAGGACGCCCCCGGCTGAGGGCTTCCTGCGTGCCTCCGGGGCTCGAGCGTGAGGTGGTGTCATCATCGATCGTCACAACGAGGCCGGACGAGGAGGTGAAGTCGGATGAGGGAGGTCATCGCCTACACGGGCGGGCGGATCCTTCCGCAGGACACGGCTCAGCCGACCGCCTCGACGCTGGTCGTGGCCGACGGGATCGTGCAGAGCGTCGGAGACGATGTCCCCGTACCCGCAGGCGCGCGCCGCGTCGACCTCGACGGCGCCACGGTCGTGCCCGGCTTCATCGACGCCCACGTGCACCCGAAGATGGGTGGTCTGCAGCTGATCGGCGGAACCCTCGTCGGCCTGGCGGGCGTCGACGGCTACTGGGCTGCGCTTCGCACCCGGCTCGCGGTCGGCGGCGTCGACGACTGGGTCGTGCTACCCGGATACGCCGCGATCACGATGGCCCGCTCGGGATCGGACCGCAGCACGCTCGACGCGATCGCCGGCGAGCGGCCCGTGATCCTGGTGAACAGCGACCTGCACGGCGGCCTGGTGAACAGCGCGGTCCTGCGGGCGACCGGGCTCGAGCACGGCGGCGGCTTCCCCGCGGAGCTCGTCGACGTCGGCGCCGACGGGCGCGCGACCGGATACCTCAACGAGGAGGCGCTCTCGCGTGCGCTCATGCGCGTGCCGCCGGTCTCCGATCGCGTGGCGCTCGAGGCGGTGCGGGCCGCTCAAGCGCATCTGCATTCGCTCGGTATCGTCGGCTGGCAGGATGCCATGCTCGGCGATCAGCACGGCGACGGAGATGTCACACCCCAGTACGTGGCGATGCAGGCGGACGGATCGTTGACCGCCCGGGTGAGCGGGGCGATCGGCTGGAACCGCGAGCTCGGGCTCGAGCAGATCGACCGCATGATCGAGCTGCGCGATTCGCTCACGGGCGGCGGCGTCACCGCGCCCGCCGCGAAGCTGTTCCTCGACGGCGTGAACGAGGCGGGAACGGCCGCCATGCTGCACCCCTACTCGGATGCGACCGGGGCCGATCACGGAGAGGGGCCCTCGCTGTTCGAGCGCGACCTGCTCCTCGAGGCGGTGACCGAACTGGATCGGCGCGGGCTCGACGTCCACATGCACGCCGTGGGCGACCGCGCGGTGCGCGACGGGCTCGACGCGATCGCGGCGGCCCGGAAGGCCAACGGGCGGGGGCGGGGCCGCGATCAGATCGCGCACGCCATGTTCGTGAGCGACGCCGACATCGCCCGGTTCCGCGAGCTGGATGTCACTCTGAACATCCAGCCGGTGTGGGCGGCGTCGGACTTCCTCGACTTCGACCGCTACGAGGCGATGGTGGGGCCTGCCGTCATGGCGACCCTCTACCGCTTCGAGACCCTCGGTGAGACCGGTCTGCGCTGGAGCATCGGCAGCGACTGGCCCGTGTCGAGCCCCGCACCCCTCGACGCGATCACGGCGGGCGCCCGTCGCGCACTGCACGAGCCCGCGACCACCCGACCCGAGTGGCAGGCCCTCGCCGCGGAGATCGCGCTCCGGGCGTACACGCAGGGGTCGGCGCACTCGAGCCGCCTCGACCGCAACGGTGTGCTGCGGCCCGGCATGAACGCGGACTTCGTCCGGCTCGACGGAGACCCGGTCGATCGGGACTTCGCGAACACGATCACGGTGCTCGAGACCGTCGTCGGCGGCCGGACCGTGTACCGAGCCGACTGACCGACGGCCGCCTCTGCGCAGCTCAGCGGAAGTCGCGCAGGCGCTTCTCCGCCTCGGCCCGCACCTTGGCGACCTGCTCGGCGTGCTTGTTCTTCGTGACCCCGTTCGCGGCGTCGGCGGCGCGGCGAATCGCCTCGTTGCCGGTCTTCTTACCCTGGTCGGTACGCAGGAATCCGGTGGCGGCGCGGGTGATGTCCGAGAACTTCATGAGGACCTCTCTCGTCGAGCGTCCTTCGACCCTAGACACGCCGTCTGAATGACGGTCGGGAACCACCCGAGGGCACCCGGGTACGACGAAGGGGCCGGACCTTTCGGTCCGACCCCTTCGCTCACAGCAGGTGAGACTCCCTCGTGCGAGGGATCGACTCACTTGATGATCTTGGTCACCGTTCCGGCGCCGACGGTGCGGCCACCCTCACGGATCGCGTAGCCGAGGCCCTCTTCCATGGCGATCGGCTGGATGAGCTCGACCGTCATCGACGTGGTGTCGCCGGGCATGACCATCTCGGTGCCCTCGGGCAGCGTGATGACGCCGGTGACGTCGGTGGTGCGGAAGTAGAACTGCGGACGGTAGTTCGCGTAGAACGGGTTGTGACGCCCACCCTCATCCTTGGACAGGATGTACGCGGTGCCCTCGAAGTTGGTGTGAGGGGTGACCGAGCCGGGCTTGACGACGACCTGACCGCGCTCGACGTCCTCGCGCTTGGTGCCGCGGAGGAGCAGACCACAGTTCTCGCCGGCCCATGCCTCGTCGAGCTGCTTGTGGAACATCTCGATACCGGTGACCGTGGTCTTCTGCGTCGGGCGGATGCCGACGATCTCGACCTCGGAGTTGATGGCGAGGGTTCCACGCTCGGCGCGGCCGGTGACGACCGTTCCACGACCGGTGATGGTGAAGACGTCCTCGATCGGCATGAGGAACGGCTTGTCCTTGTCACGCACGGGGTCGGGGATGCTCTCGTCGACGGCCTCCATGAGCTCGACGACCGACTGGGTCCACTTCTCGTCGCCCTCGAGAGCCTTGAGGCCCGAGACGCGGACGACGGGAGCGTTGTCGCCGTCGAAGTCCTGGCTGCTGAGCAGCTCGCGGACCTCGAGCTCGACGAGCTCCAGGATCTCCTCGTCGTCGACCATGTCGGCCTTGTTCAGCGCGACGAGCAGGTACGGCACGCCGACCTGCTTGGCGAGCAGAACGTGCTCGCGGGTCTGAGCCATCGGGCCGTCAGTGGCGGCGACGACCAGGATCGCGCCGTCCATCTGCGCGGCACCCGTGATCATGTTCTTGATGTAGTCGGCGTGACCCGGGGCGTCGACGTGAGCGTAGTGACGCTTGGGGGTCTCGTACTCGACGTGCGAGATGTTGATGGTGATACCGCGCTGACGCTCTTCCGGAGCGGAGTCGATCGACGCGAAGTCGCGCTGCACGTTGGTCGCCGACGGGTACTTGTCAGCAAGCACCTTGGAGATCGCCGCGGTGAGCGTGGTCTTGCCGTGGTCGACGTGACCGATCGTTCCGATGTTGACGTGCGGCTTGGTCCGCTCGAACTTGGCCTTGGCCACTGGTGTCCTCCTTAAGGACGTCTCGTGCACCCTCCCGGATCGCAGGCTGCAAACCGGACAAGGGTACAGGGGAATTGGGTACTTATGTTACTTCGGACTGGCGGGAGCCATCCCGGGTGTCGCGAACCGGTGAGGGTGCGCGACACCCGAGCGACTACTCGCCCTTGTTCTTCTGGACGATCTCGTCGGCGACGGCCTTGGGAACCTCGGCGTAGCTGTTGAAGACCATCGAGTACACCGCGCGACCGGAGGTGCGGCTGCGCAGATCGCCCACGTAGCCGAACATCTCGGACAGCGGCACGTTCGCACGGACCACCTTCACGCCGGTGGCGTCCTCCATCGACTGGATCTGGCCACGACGCGAGTTGATGTCGCCGATGACGTCGCCCATGTACTCCTCGGGAGTACGGACCTCGACGGCCATGATCGGCTCGAGGAGGGCGGGCTGCGCACGGCGGGCCGCTTCCTTGAACGCGATCGAGCCGGCGATCTTGAACGCCATCTCGGACGAGTCGACGTCGTGCGAGGCACCGTCGACGAGGGTCGCCTTGACACCGACCGTCGGGTATCCGGCGAGGACACCGACCTGCATGGCGTCCTGGATTCCGGCGTCCACCGAGGGGATGTACTCACGGGGCACGCGTCCACCGGTGACGGCGTTGACGAACTCGTAGCTCGTCTCGGCGGTGACCTCCATGGGCTCGATCGAGATCTGCACCTTCGCGAACTGACCGGAACCACCGGTCTGCTTCTTGTGGGTGTAGTCGTACTTCTCGACCGACTTCTTGATGGTCTCGCGGTAGGCGACCTGCGGCTTGCCGACGTTCGCCTCGACGTTGAACTCGCGCTTCATGCGGTCGACCAGGATGTCGAGGTGGAGCTCGCCCATGCCCTTGATGACCGTCTGACCGGTCTCCTGGTTCTGCTCGGTGCGGAACGTCGGGTCCTCTTCGGCGAGCTTCTGGATGGCCGTGCCGAGCTTCTCCTGGTCGGCCTTGGTCTTCGGCTCGATGGCGACCTCGATCACCGGGTCCGGGAAGGTCATCGACTCGAGGACGACCTGGTTCGACGGGTCGCTCAGGGTGTCACCGGTGGTGGTGTCCTTGAGGCCGATGACCGCGTAGATGTGACCGGCGGTCACCGCGTCGACCGGGTTCTCCTTGTTGGAGTGCATCTGGAAGATCTTGCCGATGCGCTCCTTGCGGCCCTTGGTCGAGTTGATGACCTGGCCGCCCGACTCGAGCTGGCCCGAGTAGACGCGGATGTAGGTGAGGCGGCCGAAGAACGGGTGCACCGCGACCTTGAACGCGAGGGCCGCGAAGGGGTCCTTGGGGTCGGGGTGGCGCTCGATGACGATCTCCTCGTCACGCACGTCGTGGCCCTCGGTGGCGGGCACGTCGAGCGGCGACGGCAGGTAGTCGACGACCGCGTCGAGCATCGGCTGGACGCCGCGGTTCTTGAACGCGGAGCCGCAGAGCACCGGGTAGAGCTCGCTGGCGACGGTCATCTTGCGGATCGCGCCCTTGATCTCGGCCACGGTCAGCTCTTCGCCGCCGAAGAACTTCTCGAGCAGCGCGTCGTCGGACTCGGCGACGGTCTCGAGGAGGACCTGACGGTACTCGTCGGCCTTGTCCTTGAGGTCGGCCGGGATCTCTTCGATCTCGTACTTGGCGCCCATCTGGACGTCACCCTTCGCGTCGCCGCGCCAGGTGAGTGCTCGCATCTCGACGAGGTCGACGACGCCCTCGAAGGACGACTCCGATCCGATCGGGAGCTGCAGCACGAGGGGCTTCGCGCCGAGGCGGTTGATGATGGTGTCGACGGTGAAGTAGAAGTCGGCGCCCAGCTTGTCCATCTTGTTGACGAAGCAGATGCGGGGGACGTTGTACTTGTCGGCCTGACGCCACACGGTCTCGGACTGGGGCTCGACGCCCTCCTTGCCGTCGAAGACGGCGACGGCGCCGTCGAGCACACGGAGCGAGCGCTCGACCTCGACCGTGAAGTCCACGTGTCCGGGGGTGTCGATGATGTTGATCTGGTTCTTGTTCCAGAAACAGGTCGTCGCGGCGGACGTGATGGTGATGCCGCGCTCCTGCTCCTGCGCCATCCAGTCCATCGTCGCGGCACCGTCGTGCACCTCACCGATCTTGTGGGTGATGCCGGTGTAGAACAGGATGCGCTCGGTGGTGGTGGTCTTGCCGGCATCGATGTGCGCCATGATGCCGATGTTGCGGACCTTGTTCAGGTCGGTGAGCACGTCCTGTGCCACGGGGTCCTCCGGAGGGTTTTCGTATCTGGGAACTGAAACAACGAACGGGGCTCGGGACATTTCGTCTCGCGAGCCCCGTTCGCTATGAGCATGGCGCCGGGGTTTACCAGCGGTAGTGCGCGAAGGCCTTGTTCGACTCGGCCATCTTGTGGGTGTCCTCGCGACGCTTGACCGCGGCACCGAGGCCGTTCGAGGCGTCGAGGATCTCGTTGGTGAGACGCTCGGTCATCGTCTTCTCGCGACGCGACTTGGCGTAGTTGGTGAGCCACCGCAGCGCCAGCGTGTTCGCGCGGTGCGGCTTGACGTCGACCGGCACCTGGTAGGTGGAGCCACCGACGCGACGCGACTTGACCTCGATGGAGGGGCGCACGTTGTCGAGCGCCTTCTTCAGCGTGGTCACGGCGTCCTGACCGTTCTTCGACGCGACACCCTCGAGGGCGTCGTAGACGATGCGCTCGGCGAGACCCTTCTTGCCGTCGAGCAGGATCTTGTTGACCAGCTGCGAGACGACAGGGGCGCCGTACACCGGGTCGGCGACGACGGGGCGCTTCGGGGCGGGACCCTTGCGGGGCATTACTTCTTCTCCATCTTCGCGCCGTAACGGCTGCGAGCCTGCTTGCGGTTCTTCACGGACTGCGTGTCGAGCGCGCCGCGGACGATCTTGTAACGAACACCGGGGAGGTCCTTCACACGACCGCCGCGCACGAGCACCATCGAGTGCTCCTGCAGGTTGTGGCCCTCACCGGGGATGTAGGCGGTGACCTCGATGCCGTTCGACAGCTTCACGCGAGCGACCTTGCGCAGAGCCGAGTTCGGCTTCTTCGGGGTGGTCGTGTAGACGCGGGTGCAGACGCCGCGCTGCTGCGGGTTCGCCTTCAGTGCCGGCGCCTTGGTCTTACTGACCTTGGGCGTGCGGCCCTTGCGGACCAGCTGCTGAAT from Herbiconiux sp. L3-i23 encodes:
- a CDS encoding aldehyde dehydrogenase family protein; its protein translation is MGEQDAGRLVDGLRRTFDSGRTRPIAWRQRQLSRLDELLKDHEDVFLAALGSDLGKAPTESFVTEVAFLRSELAHARRNLRRWLRPRRVPVPAVAMPARASTVLEPLGVALIIAPWNYPLMLALSPLIGALAAGDAVIVKPSELAPDTSRAIADLLPRYLDPEAVAVVEGGVDETTALLAQRFDTIFYTGSGRVGRIVMEAAAKHLTPVTLELGGKSPAYVDDAVDLRVVARRLVWGKFIAAGQTCVAPDYIMASPATARRLAPLLADAVAEQYGTAIGDNSDYARIVDERQFDRLVSLLDDGTVASGGRHDRTRLFIEPTVLTGVAPDSAVMHQEIFGPILPVVEVTDADDAIARITAGDKPLALYVFSDDAETRRRFVTRTSSGAIVFDAAVIHLSVPGLPFGGVGASGMGGYHGRRSVEVFSHEKALLSKPLTPDTLALLRPPYTAKRIAIVRALLGR
- a CDS encoding DNA topoisomerase IB, with translation MRLRRTNATGHGYLRVRAGTGFSYRSTKDGLLADDELRSRFEALGIPPAWEQVWICPFENGHIQAIGYDAAGRKQYIYHPTWREKKDRVKYDRAMELAESLPSARRRVTMDLRSDGYTRERVLAAAFRMLDTGSLRVGSERYAESNGSHGLTTLLCSHASVRKDTVELKFPAKSHKAWESDIRDADLAVLVRALKRRGPNARLLAYKDGRAWHPVAAAEVNEYVRERTGGEFTAKDFRTLHGTVTAAVSLAKHGPEDTKTARQRAVAQAMRDASVVLSNTPTIARASYVDPRIVDRYHSGETIDPARTASAESEVRALLYG
- a CDS encoding amidohydrolase, giving the protein MREVIAYTGGRILPQDTAQPTASTLVVADGIVQSVGDDVPVPAGARRVDLDGATVVPGFIDAHVHPKMGGLQLIGGTLVGLAGVDGYWAALRTRLAVGGVDDWVVLPGYAAITMARSGSDRSTLDAIAGERPVILVNSDLHGGLVNSAVLRATGLEHGGGFPAELVDVGADGRATGYLNEEALSRALMRVPPVSDRVALEAVRAAQAHLHSLGIVGWQDAMLGDQHGDGDVTPQYVAMQADGSLTARVSGAIGWNRELGLEQIDRMIELRDSLTGGGVTAPAAKLFLDGVNEAGTAAMLHPYSDATGADHGEGPSLFERDLLLEAVTELDRRGLDVHMHAVGDRAVRDGLDAIAAARKANGRGRGRDQIAHAMFVSDADIARFRELDVTLNIQPVWAASDFLDFDRYEAMVGPAVMATLYRFETLGETGLRWSIGSDWPVSSPAPLDAITAGARRALHEPATTRPEWQALAAEIALRAYTQGSAHSSRLDRNGVLRPGMNADFVRLDGDPVDRDFANTITVLETVVGGRTVYRAD
- a CDS encoding antitoxin, encoding MKFSDITRAATGFLRTDQGKKTGNEAIRRAADAANGVTKNKHAEQVAKVRAEAEKRLRDFR
- the tuf gene encoding elongation factor Tu, with translation MAKAKFERTKPHVNIGTIGHVDHGKTTLTAAISKVLADKYPSATNVQRDFASIDSAPEERQRGITINISHVEYETPKRHYAHVDAPGHADYIKNMITGAAQMDGAILVVAATDGPMAQTREHVLLAKQVGVPYLLVALNKADMVDDEEILELVELEVRELLSSQDFDGDNAPVVRVSGLKALEGDEKWTQSVVELMEAVDESIPDPVRDKDKPFLMPIEDVFTITGRGTVVTGRAERGTLAINSEVEIVGIRPTQKTTVTGIEMFHKQLDEAWAGENCGLLLRGTKREDVERGQVVVKPGSVTPHTNFEGTAYILSKDEGGRHNPFYANYRPQFYFRTTDVTGVITLPEGTEMVMPGDTTSMTVELIQPIAMEEGLGYAIREGGRTVGAGTVTKIIK
- the fusA gene encoding elongation factor G, yielding MAQDVLTDLNKVRNIGIMAHIDAGKTTTTERILFYTGITHKIGEVHDGAATMDWMAQEQERGITITSAATTCFWNKNQINIIDTPGHVDFTVEVERSLRVLDGAVAVFDGKEGVEPQSETVWRQADKYNVPRICFVNKMDKLGADFYFTVDTIINRLGAKPLVLQLPIGSESSFEGVVDLVEMRALTWRGDAKGDVQMGAKYEIEEIPADLKDKADEYRQVLLETVAESDDALLEKFFGGEELTVAEIKGAIRKMTVASELYPVLCGSAFKNRGVQPMLDAVVDYLPSPLDVPATEGHDVRDEEIVIERHPDPKDPFAALAFKVAVHPFFGRLTYIRVYSGQLESGGQVINSTKGRKERIGKIFQMHSNKENPVDAVTAGHIYAVIGLKDTTTGDTLSDPSNQVVLESMTFPDPVIEVAIEPKTKADQEKLGTAIQKLAEEDPTFRTEQNQETGQTVIKGMGELHLDILVDRMKREFNVEANVGKPQVAYRETIKKSVEKYDYTHKKQTGGSGQFAKVQISIEPMEVTAETSYEFVNAVTGGRVPREYIPSVDAGIQDAMQVGVLAGYPTVGVKATLVDGASHDVDSSEMAFKIAGSIAFKEAARRAQPALLEPIMAVEVRTPEEYMGDVIGDINSRRGQIQSMEDATGVKVVRANVPLSEMFGYVGDLRSRTSGRAVYSMVFNSYAEVPKAVADEIVQKNKGE
- the rpsG gene encoding 30S ribosomal protein S7, which encodes MPRKGPAPKRPVVADPVYGAPVVSQLVNKILLDGKKGLAERIVYDALEGVASKNGQDAVTTLKKALDNVRPSIEVKSRRVGGSTYQVPVDVKPHRANTLALRWLTNYAKSRREKTMTERLTNEILDASNGLGAAVKRREDTHKMAESNKAFAHYRW
- the rpsL gene encoding 30S ribosomal protein S12, with protein sequence MPTIQQLVRKGRTPKVSKTKAPALKANPQQRGVCTRVYTTTPKKPNSALRKVARVKLSNGIEVTAYIPGEGHNLQEHSMVLVRGGRVKDLPGVRYKIVRGALDTQSVKNRKQARSRYGAKMEKK